The genomic window ACAACCAGGGATATCCTGAACCATCAGGTTCATCTGCTTCGCGCAGATCTGGAAAACAAGGGGTTGGTCATCGACAAAATTCAGGTCGATGTCTCAGATACCCGAGCGGATTCGAATGCCTGGGGGGGGAGCGGGCAATCGCCTCATCAGCACCGAAATGAAAACGATGGCACAACATTTGCTTACCAATTTGCTGAACCTATCGGGCTACCTGTCGAAGCGTCCCGCACGGAACCGCAACCCGAAATGCCAACGGAGCGAAGACTCAGTGCGTTTGCCTAGTATTCCCATGGCAGACGGTATTCAAATGAAAAAAGGAGATCGACCATGACAGTGGTATCCGGGCTCGGAAGCACCGTTTCTTCGACCAGTACGCTATCCAAAAATGATTCGACGACCTTGGGAAAACAGGATTTTCTGACACTTCTGGTGACGCAGCTTCAGAATCAGGACCCGTTGAATCCGGCTGACAGCACCCAATTTGTTTCCCAGTTGGCCCAGTTCAGCGCACTGGAACAGATGCAGAACGTCAACTCGAACCTGGAGACCCTGCAGTTGTACGAGCAATCCATCAACAATGCGCAGGCGATGAATTTCATCGGTAAAAATGTAAAAGCCAGCGGGAGTGTATTCAAATATACTTCAGGAGAAGGCCACGAGTTTTCCTTCAACGTCGATCAGGAAGTCGCAGAGGTGCATATCAAGATTTACGATTCCAAGGGAGAAGTTGTGGCCCAGATCGATCCGGGCGCCATGGGCGAAGGGGAGCAGACCATTTCCTGGGATGGCACCGATGTCAATGGCGATGCCGTAAATTCCGGAACCTATACATTCCGGATTTCGGCCAAGGATTCTGAC from Desulfatirhabdium butyrativorans DSM 18734 includes these protein-coding regions:
- a CDS encoding flagellar hook assembly protein FlgD — encoded protein: MTVVSGLGSTVSSTSTLSKNDSTTLGKQDFLTLLVTQLQNQDPLNPADSTQFVSQLAQFSALEQMQNVNSNLETLQLYEQSINNAQAMNFIGKNVKASGSVFKYTSGEGHEFSFNVDQEVAEVHIKIYDSKGEVVAQIDPGAMGEGEQTISWDGTDVNGDAVNSGTYTFRISAKDSDGNDMSKATYMKAYITGVGYHDGNTYLIAEDGTEIPYSMILGAEQVSEEESGSEISSSENTNESATKEVSS